In Candidatus Bathyarchaeota archaeon, one DNA window encodes the following:
- a CDS encoding 30S ribosomal protein S3 codes for MSVNRYFVRESLRKQEIDEFLAQELKRAGYSRCEIAKTPLGTNVVIYAARPGMVIGRRGQSIRDLTRILEEKFKLENPQISVAPVDVPELDPKVVAGQIASALERGVHFRRAAYWALRRVMEAGALGAEITVSGKLTTERARYEKYREGYLPKSGDPVMKQLRTAVAYVQLKPGIFGVKVSILPPEARFPDRPSVKEAPQVEEEPREVRVTEEAPTPLEEAKEPAPVEDEGNKGDETRGEG; via the coding sequence ATGTCGGTGAATAGATACTTCGTCAGGGAGAGCCTGAGGAAGCAGGAGATAGATGAATTCCTAGCCCAGGAATTGAAGAGGGCCGGCTACAGCAGATGCGAAATAGCTAAGACGCCCCTCGGAACCAACGTGGTGATCTACGCCGCCAGGCCGGGCATGGTGATAGGGAGGCGCGGCCAGAGCATCAGGGATCTAACCAGGATACTCGAGGAGAAGTTTAAACTGGAGAACCCCCAGATCTCGGTCGCCCCGGTCGACGTCCCGGAGCTCGACCCGAAGGTTGTGGCGGGCCAGATCGCTTCGGCTTTGGAGCGGGGCGTCCACTTCAGGAGGGCTGCCTACTGGGCGCTCAGGCGCGTCATGGAGGCGGGAGCCCTGGGGGCCGAGATAACCGTGAGCGGCAAATTAACCACGGAGAGGGCTAGATACGAGAAGTACAGGGAGGGATACCTCCCGAAGTCCGGGGATCCCGTCATGAAGCAGCTTAGAACCGCGGTGGCCTACGTCCAGCTTAAACCTGGAATATTCGGGGTTAAGGTGAGCATACTCCCCCCTGAAGCGAGGTTCCCGGATAGGCCATCCGTGAAGGAGGCGCCCCAGGTCGAGGAGGAGCCTCGGGAAGTCCGGGTGACGGAGGAGGCCCCAACCCCCTTGGAGGAGGCGAAGGAACCTGCCCCTGTTGAGGATGAAGGAAATAAGGGAGATGAAACCCGAGGAGAGGGTTAA
- a CDS encoding ATP-binding protein: MEKVNPWWRGREGIEEDEDYIRWKESKIRWDPPLLEKIELKPFSLSFLFGPRQIGKTTLVKLLIKKLLQEADPKSIFYYRCDKLTDFKELDEKIGEYLRIKKVEGIGASYIFLDEVTFPKEWFRAVKYRIDVGDLKRDALFLAGSLSMFAKGEVETFPGRRGFGGDFVLHPVSFREFIKISNPPLHEKLVKIQGFSPKEIRERCGKLLPWLPELNEALASYLSCGGFPLSIKSLLEKGKVSQEAKDSYLSAFLYDLMKLKRNEAIAKRVLKAIIEKAPSSISLNSVAKEFEIRSHKTVFYYLDLFEKLFIAKNVYFIEPNKNIEVFSKERKVHLTDPFLYHVFSDWCSTRIPEEPVIIESVVASHLARKLRIGYWKNNFEIDIVLPEKLVGFEVKWRRKAEPKMRRVGKYRDIIYLTREEFNDDPVAVPASAFLGCLEV; the protein is encoded by the coding sequence ATGGAGAAAGTTAACCCCTGGTGGAGAGGAAGGGAGGGAATAGAGGAAGACGAGGATTACATTAGGTGGAAGGAGAGCAAAATAAGATGGGATCCCCCCCTCCTGGAGAAGATCGAGCTGAAGCCATTCTCCCTGAGTTTCCTGTTCGGCCCCCGGCAAATAGGCAAGACCACGCTGGTGAAGCTGCTGATAAAGAAGCTTCTACAGGAGGCGGATCCAAAATCAATATTTTACTATAGATGCGACAAACTAACCGACTTCAAGGAGCTGGACGAGAAAATAGGGGAATACCTGAGGATAAAAAAGGTGGAAGGGATAGGGGCCTCCTACATCTTCCTGGATGAGGTCACGTTCCCGAAGGAGTGGTTCAGGGCTGTAAAGTACAGGATAGACGTGGGAGATTTGAAGAGGGACGCCCTTTTCCTCGCGGGTTCCCTGAGCATGTTCGCTAAGGGGGAGGTGGAGACCTTCCCGGGGAGGAGGGGGTTCGGCGGAGACTTCGTCCTTCACCCGGTGAGCTTTAGAGAATTCATAAAAATATCAAATCCACCGCTCCATGAGAAACTAGTGAAGATCCAGGGGTTCTCCCCGAAGGAGATAAGGGAGAGATGCGGCAAGCTGCTCCCCTGGCTCCCCGAGCTCAACGAAGCCCTCGCATCATACCTGAGCTGCGGGGGGTTCCCCCTCTCCATAAAATCCCTCCTGGAAAAAGGAAAAGTCTCCCAGGAGGCGAAGGACAGCTACCTCTCCGCCTTCCTATACGACCTCATGAAACTGAAGAGGAACGAGGCAATAGCCAAACGCGTGTTAAAAGCCATAATCGAAAAGGCTCCATCAAGCATAAGCCTGAACAGCGTCGCAAAAGAATTCGAGATAAGATCCCATAAGACAGTCTTCTACTACCTCGACCTCTTCGAGAAGCTCTTCATAGCGAAGAACGTTTACTTCATCGAGCCCAACAAGAACATCGAAGTCTTCTCCAAGGAGAGGAAAGTCCACCTAACCGATCCCTTCCTCTACCACGTATTCTCAGACTGGTGCTCCACGAGGATCCCTGAAGAACCAGTGATCATCGAAAGCGTGGTCGCCTCCCACCTCGCCAGGAAGCTCAGGATCGGCTACTGGAAAAACAACTTCGAAATCGACATAGTCCTCCCCGAGAAACTGGTCGGGTTCGAAGTGAAATGGAGGAGGAAAGCTGAACCTAAAATGAGGAGGGTGGGAAAGTACAGGGACATAATCTACCTGACCAGGGAGGAGTTCAACGACGATCCAGTCGCAGTCCCCGCCAGCGCATTCCTCGGCTGCTTGGAGGTATGA
- a CDS encoding 30S ribosomal protein S17: MVKSMNIGLETQPPRQSCDDENCPYHGSLRVRGRILTGTVISDKMRRTVTVEREYLYYVKKYMRYEKRRSRILAHNPPCISAEPGDTVKIAECRPIAKNVAFVVVEKKKGI, encoded by the coding sequence ATGGTGAAAAGCATGAACATAGGCTTGGAAACCCAGCCGCCGAGGCAGAGCTGCGACGATGAGAACTGCCCCTACCATGGAAGCCTCAGGGTCAGGGGTAGGATCCTGACGGGGACCGTCATAAGCGATAAAATGAGGAGGACGGTCACCGTGGAAAGAGAATACCTATACTATGTGAAGAAGTATATGCGGTACGAGAAGCGCCGCAGCAGGATATTAGCCCATAACCCCCCCTGCATATCGGCTGAGCCCGGCGACACGGTCAAGATAGCTGAGTGCAGACCAATAGCTAAAAACGTGGCATTCGTAGTGGTTGAGAAGAAGAAGGGGATATGA
- a CDS encoding 50S ribosomal protein L22 has translation MPHWKYSVTELDPDRSVKCSGRELSISPKASRELCLSIKGLKLEDAKKFLEAVIEKKLPVPLRRYNREVGHRRMPYKGYAGRYPVKAAETLLRLLEELEANAEYKGLDVENLIIMHAAAQRGRKIKRYTPRAFGRSSPKFDTLTHIELVGYEAI, from the coding sequence ATGCCCCACTGGAAATACTCCGTTACGGAGCTCGACCCCGATAGGAGCGTGAAATGCTCTGGGAGGGAGCTCAGCATATCCCCCAAGGCCTCAAGGGAGCTGTGCCTGTCGATAAAGGGGTTGAAGCTCGAGGATGCGAAGAAGTTCCTGGAGGCCGTTATAGAGAAGAAGCTGCCGGTGCCGCTCCGCAGATACAACAGGGAGGTGGGCCATAGGAGGATGCCCTACAAGGGGTACGCGGGGAGATACCCTGTTAAAGCCGCCGAAACCCTGCTGCGCCTCCTGGAGGAGCTTGAAGCCAACGCCGAATACAAGGGATTAGACGTTGAAAACCTTATAATCATGCATGCAGCCGCCCAACGCGGAAGGAAGATTAAAAGGTATACTCCCAGGGCGTTCGGGAGGAGCAGCCCCAAATTCGACACCCTAACCCATATAGAGCTGGTAGGCTACGAAGCCATATGA
- a CDS encoding 50S ribosomal protein L14 — protein MPRPKTRAVSAKGVVEYKPRISRGLPAGARLLCADNTGAKILRILTVDGYKARLRRVPTSCVGEMVKVSVAKGPPDLRKQVLSAVVIRQRKPYRRKDGTWIQFEDNAAVLMTPEGDLKGTEIRGPIAREAAERWPRIAAVASIII, from the coding sequence TTGCCGAGGCCTAAAACTCGGGCGGTGTCAGCTAAAGGGGTTGTGGAGTATAAGCCCCGCATCTCCAGGGGCCTCCCAGCGGGGGCTAGGCTCCTCTGCGCAGATAACACAGGAGCCAAAATACTCCGTATACTGACGGTGGACGGATACAAGGCTAGGCTGAGGAGGGTGCCCACCTCATGCGTAGGCGAGATGGTTAAGGTCTCAGTGGCTAAGGGGCCCCCAGACCTCAGGAAACAAGTCCTCTCAGCCGTGGTTATAAGGCAGAGGAAACCCTACCGTAGAAAGGACGGCACATGGATACAATTCGAGGATAACGCCGCCGTGCTCATGACCCCTGAAGGCGACTTGAAGGGAACCGAGATAAGGGGTCCAATAGCCCGCGAAGCAGCCGAGAGATGGCCTAGGATAGCCGCAGTGGCGAGCATAATCATATAG
- the rpmC gene encoding 50S ribosomal protein L29 has protein sequence MPLLRMKEIREMKPEERVKKLRELRVELSKLRTTIESGGTVENPARIREIRRAIARILTVQREEQKID, from the coding sequence CTGCCCCTGTTGAGGATGAAGGAAATAAGGGAGATGAAACCCGAGGAGAGGGTTAAGAAGCTCAGGGAGCTCAGGGTCGAGCTGAGCAAGCTCAGGACGACCATCGAATCCGGGGGAACCGTGGAGAACCCCGCCAGGATCAGGGAGATAAGACGCGCCATAGCCAGGATCCTCACGGTCCAGAGGGAGGAGCAGAAAATTGACTGA
- a CDS encoding bifunctional phosphoglucose/phosphomannose isomerase: MDSGILDDGELLRSVDGSDMLRLLEGAPGMLSSAFRAAADQGVEPPSLDLYESIVVAGVGGSAICGDLLSDWLSPRTGREILVSRSYRLPSHVKKGSLLIAISYSGNTFETLMQVEEAVKRGLTIYAVTSGGELEDRCVRRGIPLLRVEGGMPPRYALPAVFGSVAYLMCEGGLAGASEVEGAAERMRILNGRVGFKASMDVNPSKRLAARLVDRAVSIYALDRMGSVARRFKCQLNENSKMEARFDLIPELCHNEVEAWEGLKEMDGRAVVLVRDPFEDEVEKNIIGALRRLLHELGVTSLYEVDGEGSSPLEAIWTAIYLLDYTSYYLAILRGVDPEPVKGIARFKEILKAGES, translated from the coding sequence ATGGATTCGGGTATACTCGATGACGGGGAGCTTTTGAGGAGCGTGGATGGCTCCGATATGCTTAGGCTTTTGGAGGGGGCCCCTGGGATGCTCTCATCGGCTTTTAGAGCCGCCGCGGACCAGGGGGTTGAGCCTCCAAGCCTTGACCTCTACGAGTCCATAGTGGTGGCGGGGGTCGGCGGATCCGCTATCTGCGGGGATCTCCTATCCGACTGGCTCTCCCCTAGGACGGGTAGGGAGATCCTGGTGAGCAGGTCCTACAGGCTCCCCAGCCACGTGAAGAAGGGGAGCCTCCTCATAGCCATCAGCTACTCGGGCAACACATTTGAGACCCTCATGCAGGTCGAGGAGGCCGTCAAAAGGGGGTTAACCATCTACGCGGTTACATCCGGCGGAGAGCTGGAGGATAGATGCGTGAGGCGGGGCATCCCGTTACTAAGGGTTGAAGGGGGCATGCCCCCTAGATACGCCCTGCCGGCGGTCTTCGGGTCCGTGGCGTATCTTATGTGCGAGGGGGGTTTGGCTGGGGCATCCGAGGTGGAGGGGGCTGCCGAGAGGATGAGGATCCTCAACGGGAGGGTGGGGTTCAAGGCCTCCATGGACGTGAACCCGAGCAAGAGGCTGGCAGCCCGGCTGGTGGACAGGGCCGTCTCCATATACGCCCTGGATAGGATGGGGAGCGTGGCGAGGCGGTTCAAATGCCAACTCAACGAGAACTCTAAGATGGAGGCGCGGTTCGACCTGATCCCTGAGCTATGCCACAACGAGGTGGAGGCATGGGAGGGCCTTAAAGAGATGGATGGAAGGGCCGTGGTCTTAGTGAGGGATCCCTTCGAGGACGAGGTGGAGAAGAATATCATTGGGGCTTTGAGGCGGCTCCTCCACGAGCTGGGGGTCACATCCCTATACGAGGTGGATGGGGAGGGTTCATCCCCCCTCGAAGCCATCTGGACGGCCATCTACCTGCTGGATTACACGTCGTATTACCTTGCGATACTGAGGGGGGTGGATCCTGAACCCGTCAAGGGCATAGCCCGGTTCAAGGAGATCCTTAAAGCTGGAGAGTCGTAG
- a CDS encoding ribonuclease P protein component 1 translates to MNPRNLIHHELIGLEVEISSAKDPTHEKIAGKVIDETRNTILVGKRPGGRARIPKATSTFAFKLPDGREILVDGKAIMGRPEERLKRKVRSW, encoded by the coding sequence ATCAATCCCAGGAACCTCATACACCACGAGCTCATCGGATTGGAGGTGGAGATATCCTCGGCGAAGGATCCAACCCATGAAAAAATCGCGGGAAAAGTCATAGATGAGACGAGGAACACGATACTGGTGGGGAAACGGCCCGGTGGGAGGGCTAGGATCCCCAAGGCCACCTCCACCTTCGCCTTCAAACTCCCAGATGGAAGGGAGATCCTAGTAGATGGAAAAGCGATAATGGGCAGACCTGAGGAGAGGCTCAAGAGGAAGGTGAGATCATGGTGA
- a CDS encoding DUF3006 family protein, which yields MEEKVKATVDRIEEGLAVVYSDVDERVYYVPVEGTPGLREGVKVTLTLIDGAVSGVEVMEGETIAAKERLARLMQKLLKRFKEQEKPEDQEEEDGTAD from the coding sequence TTGGAGGAGAAGGTGAAGGCCACCGTAGACAGGATAGAGGAGGGGTTAGCCGTGGTCTATTCGGATGTGGATGAGCGCGTGTACTATGTTCCGGTGGAGGGGACTCCAGGGCTGAGGGAGGGGGTTAAGGTTACCTTGACCCTTATAGATGGAGCGGTCTCGGGAGTCGAAGTCATGGAGGGGGAGACTATAGCCGCTAAGGAGAGGCTGGCTAGGCTGATGCAGAAGCTCCTTAAGAGGTTCAAGGAGCAGGAGAAACCTGAGGATCAGGAGGAAGAGGATGGAACGGCGGATTAG
- a CDS encoding 50S ribosomal protein L5: MRRIRIGKVVVSISVGRSGEPLEKAVRILQDITGHRPSQRRAKKTIKTFGIRKGEPIACMVTLRGGDADAFLRRALDAVGRRLKQSSFDDEGNVSFGLKEHIEIPGVKYDPELGIYGMNINVHLERPGYRVKRRRRCPSDIGKTHKVTRGEAVKFMEEAFSVQVGG; encoded by the coding sequence ATGCGCAGGATCAGGATAGGTAAGGTAGTCGTGAGTATCTCCGTGGGGAGGTCGGGGGAGCCCTTGGAGAAGGCCGTGCGCATCCTCCAGGACATTACGGGTCATAGACCCTCCCAGAGGAGGGCTAAGAAGACCATAAAGACCTTCGGGATAAGGAAGGGGGAACCGATAGCCTGCATGGTAACCCTCAGGGGTGGGGATGCGGATGCCTTCCTGAGGAGGGCCCTAGACGCCGTGGGGCGCAGGCTTAAACAATCCTCATTCGACGATGAAGGCAACGTATCCTTCGGGTTGAAGGAGCATATAGAGATACCCGGGGTTAAATATGATCCCGAGCTTGGGATATACGGGATGAACATAAACGTTCACCTTGAGAGGCCGGGATACCGGGTGAAGAGGCGGCGTAGATGCCCCTCGGATATCGGGAAAACCCATAAGGTAACCCGTGGGGAAGCCGTCAAGTTCATGGAGGAGGCGTTCTCGGTCCAGGTAGGGGGTTAA
- a CDS encoding PIN domain-containing protein — protein sequence MKAVLDTNILIYDSFEDSAFHMEARRLLDELEEWVIPSIVVHEYVWFMKGLGVDIKDVLEKVKEYLLHVKGFLASEEEGDIVRSLGMVYSEGLSLSKFNDKLILTIALREKIPIATFDAKLRGQALRKGLATLPPPSLD from the coding sequence ATGAAGGCCGTATTGGATACGAACATACTCATCTACGACAGCTTTGAGGACAGCGCCTTCCACATGGAGGCCCGAAGGCTCCTAGATGAGCTTGAGGAATGGGTGATCCCCTCCATAGTTGTCCATGAATACGTCTGGTTCATGAAGGGCCTAGGCGTAGATATAAAGGACGTCCTCGAGAAAGTTAAGGAGTACCTCCTCCACGTTAAAGGGTTCCTAGCCTCCGAGGAGGAGGGCGATATCGTCAGATCCCTGGGGATGGTCTACTCCGAGGGCTTATCCCTATCAAAGTTTAACGATAAACTCATCTTAACGATAGCTTTAAGGGAGAAGATCCCGATAGCCACCTTCGACGCGAAGCTCAGAGGGCAAGCCCTTAGAAAAGGCTTAGCCACTTTGCCGCCCCCATCCCTCGATTAG
- a CDS encoding AbrB/MazE/SpoVT family DNA-binding domain-containing protein: MARVKITRNFQVTIPAQVRNKLGLREGEEVEVRLDQEGRILIERLPRGRRTLKAGRRLLPEEIEEIIRKGLAESIEG, translated from the coding sequence ATGGCTAGGGTTAAGATAACTAGGAACTTCCAGGTCACCATACCCGCCCAGGTGAGAAATAAGCTGGGCCTGAGGGAGGGGGAGGAGGTCGAGGTCCGCCTAGACCAGGAGGGCCGGATCCTCATCGAGAGGCTGCCCAGGGGGAGGCGTACCTTGAAGGCGGGGAGAAGACTCCTACCGGAGGAGATAGAGGAGATAATAAGGAAAGGCCTGGCGGAGAGCATCGAGGGATGA
- a CDS encoding FTR1 family protein, with product MNALTLNHLAFTLGMRINLHRFFQLASILITLLAAGLLCYGVNELIEYLKYSGHS from the coding sequence ATGAACGCGCTCACACTCAACCACCTCGCGTTCACCCTGGGGATGAGGATCAACCTCCACAGGTTCTTCCAACTCGCCAGCATACTCATAACCCTGCTCGCGGCTGGACTGCTCTGCTATGGCGTGAACGAGCTCATAGAATACCTGAAGTACTCCGGGCATTCTTGA
- a CDS encoding DUF4349 domain-containing protein, whose protein sequence is MVRRRVLAAIAVVAVLLIASFLIGTLYSPYGIGGLKPYGETLMIPRETLIAPEVAPTPTPMPVKAGDYGVEQRMIIYNAYISLETRDIEGVLARIRGLAEAYGGYVAGTSRSSYGVQARAEITIRVPQERFHEVVREIEGYGKVLDEHTSSEDVTERYIDLKARLENLKRQEGRLRDILDMAKTVEDVLKVEAELTRIRGDIESLQGEINYLERSAAMSVVTVSLVEPPPPFTPPGFDWGEILETALAGFFAVLRGLIILGVSLLPIIAIAAVAYHAYKRRRRRRAEEEGKR, encoded by the coding sequence ATGGTTAGGAGAAGGGTTTTAGCGGCCATAGCGGTGGTAGCCGTCCTCCTGATCGCCTCGTTCCTCATCGGAACCCTATACTCGCCCTATGGGATTGGAGGCCTCAAGCCCTACGGTGAAACACTGATGATCCCACGCGAAACCCTGATCGCGCCTGAGGTGGCTCCGACCCCTACCCCCATGCCGGTGAAGGCTGGGGATTACGGTGTGGAGCAGCGGATGATCATATATAACGCGTATATCTCCCTTGAGACCCGCGACATAGAGGGTGTCCTGGCTAGGATCAGGGGTTTGGCTGAGGCCTACGGGGGATACGTGGCGGGTACATCCCGGTCCAGCTACGGCGTGCAGGCGAGGGCTGAGATAACTATAAGGGTTCCGCAGGAGAGGTTCCATGAGGTGGTCAGGGAGATCGAGGGCTACGGCAAGGTTTTAGATGAGCATACCAGCAGCGAGGACGTCACTGAGCGTTACATAGACTTGAAGGCTAGGCTGGAGAACCTTAAGAGGCAGGAGGGGAGGCTCAGGGATATCCTGGATATGGCTAAGACCGTCGAGGACGTCCTGAAGGTTGAGGCGGAGCTGACGCGGATCAGGGGGGACATAGAGAGCCTCCAAGGGGAGATAAACTACCTGGAGAGGAGCGCGGCCATGTCCGTCGTAACTGTCAGCCTGGTGGAGCCGCCGCCCCCATTCACGCCCCCAGGGTTCGACTGGGGTGAAATCCTCGAGACGGCCCTCGCAGGCTTCTTCGCGGTGCTCCGAGGACTAATAATACTAGGGGTCTCGCTGCTCCCCATAATAGCCATAGCCGCCGTAGCCTACCACGCCTATAAGAGGAGACGGAGAAGAAGAGCCGAGGAGGAGGGGAAGAGATGA
- a CDS encoding 30S ribosomal protein S14, producing the protein MAKYKPKKERKFGKGAHPCRRCGQQGAVIRRYGLNLCRQCFREVAKDLGFKKYS; encoded by the coding sequence TTGGCTAAATATAAGCCTAAGAAGGAGAGGAAGTTCGGTAAGGGCGCCCATCCATGCCGTAGATGCGGCCAACAAGGTGCTGTAATCCGAAGGTACGGCCTCAACCTTTGCAGGCAATGCTTCAGGGAGGTAGCCAAAGATCTAGGGTTCAAGAAATACTCGTGA
- a CDS encoding 30S ribosomal protein S19, which yields MPMVKEFMYRGYTIDQIQKTSMDKFIQLLPSRQRRSLLRGLTEQQRKLLERIREARRNPDGKPVETHCRDMIILPEMVGLTIMVHNGKEFVPVKIRPEMIGHYLGEFAITCRKVTHGTPGIGASRSSMYVPLK from the coding sequence ATCCCCATGGTCAAGGAATTCATGTATAGAGGCTATACGATAGATCAGATACAGAAGACCTCCATGGACAAGTTCATCCAGCTCCTACCCTCGAGGCAGAGGAGGAGCCTACTGAGAGGGCTCACGGAGCAGCAGAGAAAACTCCTGGAGAGGATAAGGGAGGCGAGGAGGAACCCTGATGGTAAACCCGTGGAGACTCATTGCAGGGACATGATAATCCTCCCGGAGATGGTGGGCCTCACCATAATGGTTCACAACGGGAAGGAGTTCGTCCCGGTCAAAATTAGACCTGAAATGATAGGCCACTACCTGGGGGAGTTCGCTATAACCTGCAGGAAAGTGACGCATGGGACCCCGGGGATAGGGGCCTCCAGATCGAGCATGTACGTGCCCTTGAAGTAA
- a CDS encoding 50S ribosomal protein L2, translated as MGKRIIARRRGRGSAAFRAPTHRRVGDAGLPPVDIKELGGVLAGKVKDLIHDPGRGTPVALIEFENGQECYLPAPEGLHVGQEISRGVTASPEIGNILPLKAIPEGTMICNIELSPGDGGKIARSSGAYAMVVAHTPAGVQVKLPSGRSAYIDERCRAVVGLVAGSGRTEKPFLKAGAHAKLAASRGRRWPRVRGQAMIAASHPFGGGRHRHPGKPTTVSRHAPPGRKVGHIAARKTGRAKSKRRA; from the coding sequence ATGGGTAAACGTATAATTGCGAGGAGGAGGGGTAGAGGCTCAGCCGCGTTTAGGGCTCCAACCCATAGGAGGGTGGGGGATGCAGGCCTACCCCCCGTGGACATCAAGGAGCTGGGCGGAGTTCTCGCCGGCAAGGTTAAAGACCTGATCCACGACCCCGGCAGGGGTACCCCTGTAGCATTGATAGAGTTCGAGAACGGACAGGAATGCTACCTGCCCGCCCCCGAGGGACTCCACGTGGGACAGGAGATATCCAGGGGGGTTACAGCGTCCCCCGAAATAGGGAACATACTACCCCTAAAGGCGATACCTGAGGGCACCATGATATGCAACATAGAGCTCAGCCCGGGGGACGGGGGAAAGATAGCTAGATCCTCAGGTGCATACGCGATGGTCGTAGCCCATACCCCCGCCGGCGTCCAGGTGAAGCTCCCCTCGGGCAGGAGCGCCTACATAGACGAACGCTGCCGCGCAGTCGTAGGCTTGGTAGCCGGCTCAGGGAGGACTGAGAAGCCATTCCTGAAGGCGGGCGCCCACGCTAAACTGGCGGCTTCCCGGGGGAGGAGATGGCCTAGGGTCAGGGGACAAGCCATGATAGCCGCCTCCCACCCGTTCGGCGGGGGGAGGCATAGACATCCCGGTAAACCCACAACCGTCTCCAGACACGCCCCGCCGGGGAGGAAGGTGGGCCACATAGCCGCGAGGAAGACCGGCAGGGCTAAGTCGAAAAGGAGAGCTTAA
- a CDS encoding MBL fold metallo-hydrolase: MAGGFRGFTAHLRRLVILLMVVMVDSTVLTMAAAYASAPMPASGPALPSSGFLKVYFLDVGQGDSALVSFPSGAAMLIDGGEQSMGPRIVEFLRSLGLSSLDVVVATHPHSDHIGGLITVLERFNVGLVVDSGQVHPTRIFEDYLKVIDERNIPFRVGREGDRLDLDPVVQVIVMSPPAVPFKDTGSDLDANCLVLKVIYGRVSFLFTGDIGGDAESHLSRLEVDVDVLKVAHHGGRSSSGSRFLQAVTPLVAVISVGADNPYGHPSREVLDRLASAGAAVYRTDLNGGIEISTDGYSILVSAERGVPAQAYTKWEGQVFKVTLTSNSEISDYMFIQPARQIRFNVSGEAGTRGSLEVSLPTALLGPPYKVYFDGEPVEAEVDQAGPTASIRIEYTHSRHMITIAGASAVPEIPYPRMPLMFALAVAAAALMLFYAARGRGVWRRR, translated from the coding sequence ATGGCCGGCGGCTTCAGAGGTTTTACCGCTCATCTCAGGCGTTTAGTCATCCTCCTAATGGTCGTAATGGTGGATTCAACGGTTTTAACCATGGCCGCTGCATACGCATCCGCCCCCATGCCTGCATCTGGGCCTGCGCTCCCGTCCAGTGGCTTCCTCAAGGTCTACTTCTTGGATGTGGGTCAGGGGGATTCCGCGCTCGTATCGTTCCCCAGCGGGGCTGCAATGCTGATCGATGGAGGTGAACAGTCGATGGGTCCTAGGATAGTCGAATTCCTAAGGTCCCTGGGCTTATCGTCGCTGGATGTAGTGGTGGCTACGCATCCCCATTCGGATCATATAGGCGGCTTGATAACCGTGCTTGAAAGGTTCAATGTCGGGTTGGTGGTGGATTCAGGCCAGGTACACCCGACGAGGATCTTCGAGGACTATTTGAAAGTCATCGATGAGAGGAATATACCGTTCAGGGTGGGGAGGGAGGGGGACCGCTTGGACTTGGATCCCGTGGTCCAGGTGATCGTCATGTCGCCTCCAGCGGTGCCCTTCAAGGATACGGGATCGGACTTGGACGCCAACTGCCTAGTCTTAAAGGTTATTTATGGGCGGGTATCGTTCCTCTTCACGGGCGATATAGGAGGCGATGCGGAATCCCATCTGAGCCGCTTAGAAGTGGATGTGGATGTCTTGAAGGTTGCCCATCACGGGGGCAGGAGCAGCAGCGGCAGCAGGTTCCTCCAAGCCGTTACGCCGCTCGTCGCGGTGATCTCCGTGGGCGCGGATAATCCCTATGGGCATCCGAGCCGGGAGGTTTTGGATAGGCTCGCATCGGCCGGCGCAGCCGTCTATCGGACGGACCTGAACGGTGGGATAGAGATCTCCACGGACGGCTACTCCATCCTGGTATCGGCGGAGAGGGGTGTCCCCGCCCAAGCCTATACTAAATGGGAGGGGCAGGTCTTCAAGGTGACTTTAACGTCGAACTCGGAGATCTCAGATTACATGTTTATCCAGCCGGCTAGGCAGATCAGGTTCAACGTCTCAGGGGAGGCGGGCACCAGGGGCTCCCTGGAGGTAAGCCTCCCCACAGCCCTCCTGGGGCCGCCCTACAAGGTATACTTCGACGGTGAACCTGTGGAGGCCGAGGTGGATCAAGCCGGCCCCACAGCCTCCATCAGGATCGAGTATACGCATAGCCGGCACATGATAACCATAGCAGGGGCCTCCGCCGTCCCGGAGATCCCATATCCTAGGATGCCATTAATGTTCGCCTTGGCTGTGGCTGCGGCGGCTTTAATGCTCTTCTACGCCGCGAGGGGGAGAGGGGTTTGGAGGAGAAGGTGA